The following proteins are encoded in a genomic region of Gossypium hirsutum isolate 1008001.06 chromosome D05, Gossypium_hirsutum_v2.1, whole genome shotgun sequence:
- the LOC107904916 gene encoding ras-related protein Rab7 isoform X2: MAMRRRTLLKVIVLGDSAVGKTSLMNQYVHKFSQQYKATIGADFVTKELQIEDRLLTLQIWDTAGQERFQSLGVAFYRGADCCVLVYDVNVMKSFDSLDNWHDEFLKQANPTDPRMFPFMLLGNKIDIDGGNSRVVSEKKAKDWCASKGNIPYFETSAKEDINVDAALLSIAKSALAKEREQDIYFQGIPEAVTETEQRSGCAC, translated from the exons ATGGCAATGCGAAGACGAACCTTGCTCAAGGTCATTGTTCTCGGCGATAGCGC GGTGGGTAAGACGTCGTTGATGAATCA ATATGTTCATAAGTTCAGTCAGCAATATAAAGCAACAATAGGTGCTGATTTTGTCACTAAGGAACTCCAGATTGAAGATCGCCTTCTCACTCTGCAA ATATGGGATACTGCAGGGCAGGAGCGGTTTCAGAGTCTCGGCGTTGCCTTCTATAGGGGTGCAGATTGTTGTGTGCTAGTTTATGATGTTAATGTGATGAAATCATTTGATAGCCTTGATAATTGGCATGATGAGTTTCTTAAGCAG GCCAATCCAACAGATCCCAGGATGTTTCCCTTTATGTTGCTTGGAAACAAAATAGATATTGATGGTGGTAATAGTCGAGTG GTCTCCGAGAAGAAAGCAAAAGATTGGTGTGCTTCAAAAGGAAACATACCTTACTTTGAAACATCAGCAAAAGAAGATATCAATGTTGATGCTGCATTACTTTCTATTGCCAAATCTGCTCTAGCAAAAGAGCGCGAGCAGGACAT ATATTTCCAGGGCATCCCAGAAGCCGTGACAGAGACCGAGCAAAGAAGTGGTTGTGCATGTTGA
- the LOC107903119 gene encoding non-specific lipid-transfer protein 2, producing the protein MITKMKRFSYVALSAVLSLMVVAAAAFSGETLWAEAAVTCNPIELSPCLAAVMSSTPPSETCCSRLREQTPCFCGYLNDPSLRQFADNPIIRTVGNACGVAYPQC; encoded by the coding sequence ATGATAACAAAGATGAAAAGATTTTCATATGTTGCCTTAAGTGCGGTACTGTCACTCATGGTGGTGGCGGCCGCAGCGTTTTCGGGTGAAACACTGTGGGCAGAGGCGGCAGTGACATGTAACCCCATAGAGCTCAGCCCATGCTTGGCGGCGGTCATGTCGTCCACGCCTCCATCTGAAACCTGTTGCAGCAGGCTGAGGGAGCAGACGCCATGCTTTTGTGGGTACCTTAACGACCCATCTTTAAGACAATTTGCTGATAACCCCATCATTAGAACTGTTGGGAACGCTTGTGGAGTTGCATATCCTCAGTGCTAA
- the LOC107904915 gene encoding uncharacterized oxidoreductase At4g09670, protein MADIPIRFGIIGCAEIARKVSRAIQLAPNATVSAVASRSFDKAANFAKANGFPPDTKIYGSYESLLDDPDIDAVYLPLPTSLHLKWAVLTAQKKKHLLTEKPVALSVAEFDQILKACEENGVQIMDGTMWVHNPRTHKMKQFLNDKEKFGQLRTVNSCFTFFADPDFLKNDIRVKPDLDALGALGDAGWYGIRSILWAADYELPKTVTAFRNPVLNEAGVLLECGASLLWADGKIATFHCSFLSNLTMNLTAIGTLGTLHLTDFIIPYQEHQASYTTSAKPGFNELVTGWVQLPSEHTVTVDLPQEACMVREFASLVANIKKNGAQPDKKWPTISRKTQLVLDAVKASMEKGFQSVEIVG, encoded by the exons ATGGCTGATATTCCGATCAGATTCGGAATCATTGGGTGTGCCGAGATAGCCCGCAAAGTTTCTCGAGCTATCCAGCTTGCTCCTAACGCCACAGTCTCCGCCGTTGCCAGCCGCTCCTTTGACAAAGCCGCCAATTTCGCCAAGGCCAATGGCTTCCCACCTGACACCAAGATCTATGGCTCCTACGAGTCCCTTCTTGACGACCCCGACATCGACGCCGTTTATTTGCCTTTACCCACTAGCCTCCACCTCAAATGGGCTGTTTTGACGGCTCAGAAAAAGAAGCATCTGCTCACGGAGAAGCCCGTCGCCTTGAGCGTGGCCGAGTTTGATCAGATTCTAAAGGCTTGTGAAGAAAACGGGGTTCAGATTATGGACGGTACCATGTGGGTGCATAATCCCAGAACCCATAAAATGAAGCAGTTTTTAAACGACAAGGAGAAGTTTGGTCAGCTTAGAACG GTAAACAGTTGCTTCACATTTTTTGCCGATCCGGATTTTCTCAAGAATGATATTCGTGTGAAGCCAGATCTTGATGCTCTTGGAGCTCTAGGTGATGCCGGGTGGTATGGCATCAGGTCAATCTTGTGGGCAGCTGACTATGAGCTACCGAAAACTGTTACAGCCTTCCGCAATCCAGTTCTAAATGAAGCAGGTGTACTACTAGAGTGTGGAGCTTCACTACTCTGGGCAGATGGCAAAATTGCAACCTTCCATTGTTCTTTCTTATCAAATTTGACAATGAATCTCACTGCTATAGGAACGTTGGGAACACTACATCTTACAGATTTCATCATTCCTTACCAAGAACACCAGGCCTCATATACTACGTCCGCAAAACCTGGATTTAACGAACTTGTAACCGGATGGGTGCAACTTCCGAGTGAGCACACTGTCACTGTAGATCTACCTCAGGAAGCCTGCATGGTGAGAGAGTTTGCCAGCTTGGTTGCAAATATTAAAAAGAATGGAGCACAACCGGATAAAAAGTGGCCGACAATCAGCCGGAAGACACAATTGGTTCTGGATGCTGTGAAGGCGTCGATGGAGAAAGGTTTTCAATCTGTTGAAattgtgggttaa
- the LOC107904914 gene encoding laccase-14, whose amino-acid sequence MNIKMGSQKHHVLLLSVLLILNSLLFSGADEDHYYEFILQETEITKLCSTKTILTVNGSFPGPEIRVRRGDTVYVNVHNQGRSAVSFDWQGFEDPVDGSNELIQPGKNFTYEIELDDEIGTLWWHARSAWAKATVHGAFVILPAADEEYPFPTPTSDQIIIFGEWFKQELTEANETIAAGQADGYTINGHLGETYGCSNDTTYLLEVAYEGLYLLRLINAVANETMVFAIAQHSFTTVGQNATYSQRSFSTSLTLAPGQTLDVLLGANQNVGQYYITAQPSSGRHNTTGVIQYLTSTGV is encoded by the exons ATGAACATCAAGATGGGTTCCCAAAAACACCACGTTCTTTTGTTATCAGTGCTTTTGATTCTCAATTCCCTTCTCTTTTCCGGTGCCGATGAAGATCACTATTACGAATTTATT TTGCAAGAAACAGAGATTACGAAGCTATGCAGCACAAAAACCATATTGACAGTGAACGGCAGTTTTCCAGGGCCTGAGATTCGGGTTCGAAGAGGCGATACTGTTTATGTCAATGTCCACAATCAAGGAAGATCTGCTGTTTCCTTTGATTG GCAAGGGTTTGAGGATCCGGTTGATGGTTCAAACGAGTTGATCCAGCCTGGTAAAAACTTCACTTACGAGATCGAATTAGACGATGAAATCGGAACTTTATGGTGGCATGCTAGGAGTGCTTGGGCTAAAGCTACCGTCCATGGCGCCTTTGTCATTTTACCGGCGGCCGATGAAGAGTATCCTTTCCCTACACCTACGTCAGATCAAATCATTATATTCG GAGAATGGTTTAAACAAGAGTTAACGGAAGCTAATGAAACCATTGCTGCTGGCCAAGCAGACGGTTACACAATCAATGGCCATCTTGGAGAAACATATGGATGCAGTAACG ATACAACATATCTGCTAGAAGTGGCTTACGAGGGTCTTTACCTTCTTCGTTTAATAAATGCCGTTGCCAACGAAACAATGGTGTTCGCCATCGCGCAGCACAGTTTCACGACCGTCGGACAAAACGCGACATATTCCCAACGCTCTTTCTCAACTTCTCTTACGTTAGCACCGGGCCAGACGCTCGACGTTTTGCTCGGCGCAAACCAAAACGTCGGCCAGTATTACATCACTGCTCAACCTTCCTCTGGCAGGCATAATACCACCGGAGTTATACAGTATCTCACCAGCACTGGTGTTTAA
- the LOC107904916 gene encoding ras-related protein Rab7 isoform X1: MAMRRRTLLKVIVLGDSAVGKTSLMNQYVHKFSQQYKATIGADFVTKELQIEDRLLTLQIWDTAGQERFQSLGVAFYRGADCCVLVYDVNVMKSFDSLDNWHDEFLKQANPTDPRMFPFMLLGNKIDIDGGNSRVVSEKKAKDWCASKGNIPYFETSAKEDINVDAALLSIAKSALAKEREQDIMVLLAQKGVWFSSALQIQTFISLAILRHS, translated from the exons ATGGCAATGCGAAGACGAACCTTGCTCAAGGTCATTGTTCTCGGCGATAGCGC GGTGGGTAAGACGTCGTTGATGAATCA ATATGTTCATAAGTTCAGTCAGCAATATAAAGCAACAATAGGTGCTGATTTTGTCACTAAGGAACTCCAGATTGAAGATCGCCTTCTCACTCTGCAA ATATGGGATACTGCAGGGCAGGAGCGGTTTCAGAGTCTCGGCGTTGCCTTCTATAGGGGTGCAGATTGTTGTGTGCTAGTTTATGATGTTAATGTGATGAAATCATTTGATAGCCTTGATAATTGGCATGATGAGTTTCTTAAGCAG GCCAATCCAACAGATCCCAGGATGTTTCCCTTTATGTTGCTTGGAAACAAAATAGATATTGATGGTGGTAATAGTCGAGTG GTCTCCGAGAAGAAAGCAAAAGATTGGTGTGCTTCAAAAGGAAACATACCTTACTTTGAAACATCAGCAAAAGAAGATATCAATGTTGATGCTGCATTACTTTCTATTGCCAAATCTGCTCTAGCAAAAGAGCGCGAGCAGGACAT CATGGTGTTGTTGGCCCAGAAAGGAGTATGGTTTTCTTCAGCACTGCAGATTCAGACCTTCATATCTCTAGCAATTTTACGGCATAGCTGA
- the LOC107904917 gene encoding LRR receptor-like serine/threonine-protein kinase RGI5: protein MAMPTLFAGTHFLFFYLFVFRTLLVTSLSPDGEALLSLLSAADPSAKASSPVLSSWNPKSSTPCLWQGITCSPQNRVISLSLPNIFLNISSLPSQLSSLSSLQLLNLSSTNISGSIPPSFGKLVHLRLLDLSSNSLTGSIPQELGQLSLLQFLFLNSNGLSGGIPPQLGNLTSLQVLCLQDNLLNGSIPSQMGSLVSLQQFRIGGNPDLTGEIPTQLGLLTNLTTFGAAATGLSGSIPSTFGNLINLQTLSLYDTEVSGSIPPELGLCSELRNLYLHMNKLTGSIPPQLGKLQKVTSLLLWGNALTGSIPAEISNCSSLVVLDASANDLSGKIPSDIGKLGVLEQLHLSDNSLIGLIPWEISNCSSLTTLQLDKNKLSGAIPWQIGNLKQLQSFFLWGNSVSGTIPSSFGNCTELYSIDLSRNKLTGSIPEEIFSLKKLSKLLLLGNSLSGKLPRSVSNCQSLVRLRLGENRISGQIPKEIGQLQNLVFLDLYMNHFTGSLPSEIANITVLELLDVHNNHINGEIPSQLGELVNLEQLDLSRNSFTGEIPLSFGNFSYLNKLILNSNLLTGSIPKSFQNLQKLTLLDLSYNRLSGEIPSEIGYITSLTISLDLSSNMFTGEIPESMSGLRQLQSLDLSHNMLHGRIKVLGSLTSLTFLNISFNNFSGPIPVTPFFRTLSYNSYLQNLNLCESVDGSTCSSSLMQKTRLRSAKTVALVSVILASVTIAVLASWYLVTRNHRYMMEKSAGASSSSPGAEDFSYPWTFIPFQRLNFTIDNILDCLKDENVIGKGCSGIVYKAEMPNGELIAVKKLWRTKDDEEPTVDSFAAEIQILGHIRHRNIVKLLGYCSNKSVKLLLYNYIPNGNLQQLLRGNRNLSWEVRYKIAVGSAQGLAYLHHDCKPAILHRDVKCNNILLDSKFEAYLADFGLAKLMNSPNYHHAMSRVAGSYGYIAPEYGYTMNITEKSDVYSYGVVLLEILSGRSAVESQVGDGVHIVEWVKKKMGSFEPAASILDAKLRGMPDQLVQEMLQTLGIAMFCVNSSPAERPTMKEVVALLMEVKTQPEEWGKTSQPLIKQSSNQS from the exons ATGGCAATGCCTACCCTGTTTGCAGGGACCCATTTCTTGTTCTTCTATCTGTTTGTTTTTAGAACACTCTTGGTCACCTCATTGTCACCTGATGGAGAGgctcttctttctcttttatcaGCCGCTGACCCATCTGCAAAAGCTTCTTCACCAGTGCTCTCTTCATGGAACCCAAAGAGCTCAACCCCATGTTTATGGCAAGGGATAACGTGTTCTCCACAAAATAGAGTTATCTCCCTCTCACTGCCCAACATATTCCTCAATATCTCTTCTTTGCCCTCACAGCTTTCCTCTCTTTCTTCCCTGCAACTTCTTAATCTCTCATCCACCAATATTTCAGGCTCAATCCCTCCTTCTTTTGGCAAACTAGTTCACCTTCGCCTTTTAGACCTTTCCTCTAACTCTCTCACAGGTTCCATTCCTCAGGAGCTCGGTCAGCTTTCCTTACTGCAGTTCCTTTTCTTGAATTCAAATGGATTAAGTGGAGGGATTCCTCCACAGCTAGGTAACCTCACTTCATTACAAGTTCTTTGTCTACAAGATAATCTCCTCAATGGCTCAATACCATCTCAAATGGGTTCATTGGTTTCTCTCCAACAGTTTAGAATTGGCGGCAATCCTGATCTAACAGGAGAAATCCCTACACAGTTAGGCTTACTTACCAATCTGACCACATTTGGGGCAGCCGCCACTGGACTTTCTGGTTCCATTCCATCAACATTTGGCAACTTGATCAACCTTCAAACACTGTCTCTTTATGATACTGAGGTATCTGGTTCGATACCACCTGAACTGGGATTATGTTCAGAGTTGAGGAATCTGTATTTACATATGAACAAGCTGACTGGTTCTATTCCACCTCAGTTGGGCAAGCTTCAAAAGGTTACTAGCTTGCTTTTATGGGGTAACGCATTGACAGGTTCAATCCCAGCTGAGATATCCAACTGTTCATCACTTGTTGTGCTTGATGCTTCAGCTAATGATCTTTCTGGCAAAATACCTAGTGATATTGGAAAGCTTGGTGTTCTTGAGCAGCTTCACTTGTCTGATAATTCCTTAATTGGGTTGATTCCTTGGGAGATAAGCAACTGTTCGAGTTTGACTACACTTCAACTCGACAAGAATAAATTATCTGGTGCAATTCCATGGCAGATTGGTAACTTGAAACAATTGCAGAGTTTCTTCTTGTGGGGCAATTCAGTTTCAGGAACAATCCCATCTTCTTTTGGGAACTGCACTGAACTTTACTCCATTGATCTTTCCAGGAACAAGCTTACTGGTTCAATACCTGAAGAGATTTTCAGTTTGAAGAAGCTCAGCAAGCTTTTGCTTCTTGGAAACTCTTTATCAGGGAAGTTGCCGAGAAGTGTTTCAAATTGTCAGTCACTGGTGAGGTTAAGGCTTGGAGAAAACCGGATTTCAGGGCAGATTCCGAAGGAGATCGGCCAACTGCAGAACTTAGTGTTCCTCGACTTATATATGAATCATTTCACAGGTAGTCTTCCTTCTGAGATTGCCAACATCACAGTTCTTGAGCTATTGGATGTTCACAACAACCACATTAATGGAGAAATCCCATCTCAGCTTGGGGAGCTTGTGAATTTAGAGCAGCTTGATCTTAGTCGAAACAGCTTCACTGGAGAAATTCCGTTGAgtttcggtaattttagttaCTTGAACAAGCTGATTCTCAACAGCAATTTATTAACAGGGTCTATCCCGAAATCGTTTCAGAATCTGCAGAAACTTACTCTGCTTGATTTAAGCTACAATAGACTCTCTGGTGAAATTCCATCTGAGATTGGTTATATAACAAGTTTAACAATCAGTTTGGATTTGAGTTCCAATATGTTTACCGGTGAAATACCGGAATCAATGTCTGGTTTGAGACAGTTACAGTCACTTGATCTGTCTCATAACATGTTACATGGAAGAATCAAGGTATTAGGTTCCCTTACTAGTCTCACTTTTTTGAATATCTCATTCAATAATTTCTCAGGTCCTATACCTGTAACACCTTTCTTTAGGACTCTTTCCTACAATTCTTATCTGCAAAACCTGAATCTATGTGAATCCGTCGATGGGTCCACTTGTTCATCGAGCCTAATGCAAAAAACCCGATTAAGATCAGCCAAAACAGTTGCTTTAGTCTCAGTGATCCTTGCATCAGTTACCATTGCAGTCCTTGCTTCATGGTATTTAGTTACAAGGAATCATAGGTACATGATGGAGAAATCGGCAGGAGCTTCATCATCTTCACCAGGAGCTGAAGACTTCTCATATCCATGGACTTTCATTCCATTCCAAAGGCTCAATTTCACCATTGATAACATCTTGGACTGTCTAAAAGATGAGAATGTGATCGGAAAAGGCTGTTCCGGGATCGTCTACAAAGCAGAAATGCCAAATGGGGAATTGATTGCAGTGAAAAAGCTTTGGAGAACAAAGGACGACGAAGAGCCAACCGTGGACTCATTTGCAGCAGAAATTCAGATTCTAGGACACATTCGCCATAGGAACATTGTGAAGCTCTTAGGTTATTGTTCCAACAAAAGTGTTAAGCTCCTCTTATACAACTACATCCCGAATGGTAATTTACAACAGCTTTTGCGAGGCAATCGAAACTTGAGTTGGGAAGTAAGGTACAAGATAGCTGTAGGATCAGCTCAAGGCTTAGCTTATCTTCACCATGATTGTAAACCGGCAATTCTTCACAGAGATGTGAAATGCAATAACATACTTCTAGATTCCAAGTTCGAGGCTTATTTAGCGGATTTCGGGTTGGCGAAACTGATGAACTCTCCAAATTATCACCATGCAATGTCCAGAGTCGCCGGCTCTTATGGTTATATTGCACCAG AATATGGATACACAATGAACATAACAGAGAAAAGTGATGTGTACAGTTATGGGGTGGTTCTTCTGGAGATACTAAGTGGACGAAGTGCAGTGGAATCACAAGTAGGAGATGGAGTGCACATAGTGGAGTgggtgaaaaagaaaatgggcAGCTTCGAACCGGCGGCATCGATTCTGGATGCTAAGCTTCGAGGAATGCCGGACCAACTGGTTCAGGAAATGCTGCAAACACTTGGGATTGCAATGTTTTGTGTGAATTCTTCACCAGCAGAACGTCCAACAATGAAGGAAGTAGTGGCGTTGTTAATGGAGGTTAAAACCCAACCTGAAGAATGGGGAAAGACATCTCAACCTCTAATAAAGCAGTCATcaaatcaaagttaa